In Labeo rohita strain BAU-BD-2019 chromosome 16, IGBB_LRoh.1.0, whole genome shotgun sequence, one DNA window encodes the following:
- the tmem196b gene encoding transmembrane protein 196, with amino-acid sequence MCTKRALVWSLLVLSVFHIGLGVSCISLGVLGITQARWLQKSQTSFSTPIWSGVCFLICGVCGILCAKKRTGLTMILFSACCICGLIGGILNIQFVRAVVKRPNSLYSLHLAFLCLASLGILGCTLSTWLTCRLASCEQKRLFLERDLSLHHSVEMGEKVKATCG; translated from the exons ATGTGCACCAAGCGAGCGCTTGTTTGGAGTTTGCTGGTCCTCTCTGTCTTTCATATTGGACTCGGGGTGTCCTGCATCTCTCTGGGTGTGCTGGGGATCACACAAGCCCGCTGGCTACAGAAAAGCCAGACGTCCTTCTCCACACCGATATGGAGCGGCGTGTGT TTTCTCATCTGTGGAGTATGCGGGATACTGTGTGCGAAGAAAAGAACTGGACTGACT ATGATCCTGTTTTCAGCCTGTTGCATCTGTGGACTTATTGGGGGAATTCTAAACATCCAGTTTGTGCGTGCAGTGGTGAAACGACCAAACAGCCTGTACTCTCTACACCTGGCCTTCCTCTGCCTGGCCAGCCTGGGCATCTTGGGCTGCACCCTCTCCACCTGGCTCACCTGCAGACTCGCCAGCTGTGAACAGAAAAGACTGTTTCTGGAAAGAGATCTGTCGTTGCATCATTCTGTGGAGATGGGCGAGAAGGTGAAGGCAACGTGTGGATGA